Proteins from a single region of Crassaminicella profunda:
- a CDS encoding GrpB family protein — MGKTLSEMSLEELWELFPIILKEHNPAYKEWYLIEKDEIVNAVGKDKIKRINHMGSSSIEGLISKPTVDILLEVDCNCDIEQLQLKLNNAGWTIMSFESKPDMKISFNKGYTLNGFAEKVFHLHVRFWGDWNELYFRDYLLVHKEVAKEYGKLKQGLKEQYEHNRDKYTEAKTEFIMKYTRIARKDFGNRYAPKL; from the coding sequence ATGGGAAAAACATTGTCTGAAATGTCATTAGAAGAACTTTGGGAATTGTTCCCGATTATTTTAAAAGAACATAATCCTGCTTATAAAGAATGGTATTTAATTGAAAAAGATGAAATCGTCAATGCCGTAGGTAAAGATAAGATTAAGCGAATAAATCATATGGGAAGTAGCTCAATTGAAGGACTAATTTCTAAACCAACAGTAGATATTTTATTAGAAGTTGATTGTAATTGCGATATAGAACAATTACAATTAAAGCTAAACAATGCTGGTTGGACAATCATGTCATTTGAAAGTAAGCCAGATATGAAAATTTCATTCAATAAGGGATATACTTTAAATGGTTTTGCTGAAAAAGTTTTTCATCTTCATGTCCGATTTTGGGGAGATTGGAATGAATTATATTTTAGAGATTATCTTTTAGTTCATAAAGAAGTTGCTAAAGAATATGGGAAATTAAAACAAGGACTAAAAGAGCAATATGAACATAATAGAGATAAGTATACCGAAGCTAAAACAGAATTCATTATGAAATATACAAGGATAGCAAGAAAAGATTTTGGCAATAGATATGCGCCCAAATTATGA
- a CDS encoding PF20097 family protein, with translation MPLEQNKIKENEKESKCPYCNNRLVSGFIYGSHYPLTWLPESKKLFLGMAMGGESIGTFKGRPRVKGYRCEQCNKIIVNLNEE, from the coding sequence ATGCCTTTAGAACAAAACAAAATTAAGGAGAATGAAAAAGAATCAAAATGTCCTTATTGTAATAATAGATTAGTTTCAGGATTTATATATGGTTCTCATTATCCATTAACATGGTTGCCGGAATCTAAAAAATTATTTTTAGGAATGGCTATGGGAGGAGAATCTATTGGAACATTTAAAGGTAGACCTAGGGTGAAAGGCTATAGATGTGAACAGTGCAATAAAATTATTGTTAACCTTAATGAAGAATAA